The following are from one region of the Ignavibacteriota bacterium genome:
- a CDS encoding T9SS type A sorting domain-containing protein, giving the protein MKNKLFLLVLLILLLLRENFAQNIYEIQPGTKGNEITLTIANISETNPAENVKVRPPQPLQRRGFQEEPITFHQSEKIIERIEPTEEAEVTFTFDISRNVSITKKDTIEFMITDANGLMMTKTFIFSYIGPKEFKLEQNYPNPFNPSTVISYQLPVISKVLLKVYDILGSEVVTLVNAEQQPGYYEVQFNAMNYASGMYVYRLQADNYLSVKKMLVVK; this is encoded by the coding sequence ATGAAAAATAAATTATTCTTACTCGTACTCTTAATCTTACTCTTACTCAGAGAAAACTTTGCACAAAACATTTACGAAATCCAGCCGGGCACAAAAGGTAACGAGATAACACTAACGATTGCAAATATTTCAGAAACAAATCCTGCAGAAAATGTTAAAGTAAGGCCTCCCCAACCCCTCCAAAGGAGGGGCTTTCAGGAAGAGCCAATTACTTTTCACCAATCAGAGAAAATTATTGAGAGGATAGAACCAACAGAAGAAGCGGAAGTAACATTCACATTTGATATAAGCAGAAATGTTTCAATTACAAAAAAAGATACAATTGAGTTTATGATAACAGATGCAAACGGACTGATGATGACAAAGACATTCATCTTCAGTTACATTGGTCCAAAAGAATTTAAGCTTGAGCAGAATTATCCGAATCCATTTAATCCAAGTACAGTAATCAGTTATCAGTTGCCGGTGATCAGTAAAGTATTGTTGAAAGTTTACGATATACTTGGCAGTGAAGTCGTAACATTAGTAAATGCAGAACAACAGCCTGGATATTATGAAGTTCAATTTAACGCAATGAACTATGCGAGTGGAATGTATGTTTATAGATTGCAAGCAGATAACTATTTATCTGTAAAAAAGATGTTGGTAGTTAAATAA
- a CDS encoding DUF2723 domain-containing protein, with protein sequence MIRIKKYYVVLTSIFVFIIYLFTLAPSVVQIDSGELAAVQATLGIAHPTGYPLFTMIGYLFSLIPLPFSKIFQLNILATIYCSIGVGVFTYTIKYCLDNILVFRKKNLSKESAKKEKKKSKEQSTEKQIEIPENFKLITAVFGGLSLAFSRTFWFQSTSVEVYSLHLLLITLIIFFLLKAYVKSFENDKLSNWLLFAFFLALGFTNHLTTLMILPGTAYLYFSRYKFNSASFKKLALMITLFILVLIAIYSYLPLRASQNPILNWGNPIDWERIYRHVTGRQYQVWLFTSFDSAGKQFSHFWNILPFEFFIGLLFVLIGLIVSLFRSKTLGLFILISFLFTLFYSINYDIHDIDSYFLLAFIMLAFFSSFGALKILEMKSLPKNYGLIGLGLVLVIQLFFNFREVDQSGVYTYEDYTKAILNTSPKNSIIFSYQWDYFISASYYYQYVENQRKDITIIDKELLRRSWYYNQINNHDPNILSGVNNEVDQFLIALQPFERDEKFDANRLENLYRTIMSNLIKTNVSKRDYFIAPELVDQEMKRGEFKIPDGYNLVPHLFFYKVVQGDEYVPAPDPDFQIRISSNRNYYIDQVERMVGQMLSNRAYYEVKFGKTDRAKIYLKKILNDLPGFKLHPALQQVLKD encoded by the coding sequence ATGATCCGGATAAAAAAGTATTACGTTGTTCTAACTTCAATATTTGTATTTATAATATATTTATTCACACTTGCACCTTCTGTTGTTCAGATTGATTCCGGCGAACTTGCTGCAGTTCAGGCAACACTTGGAATTGCACATCCGACCGGCTATCCATTATTCACAATGATCGGATATTTGTTCTCACTGATTCCACTTCCATTTTCAAAAATATTTCAATTAAATATTCTTGCTACAATTTATTGCAGTATCGGAGTTGGCGTTTTTACTTACACAATAAAATATTGTCTTGATAATATTTTGGTTTTCAGAAAGAAAAATTTATCAAAAGAATCAGCTAAGAAAGAGAAGAAGAAAAGCAAAGAGCAGTCAACAGAAAAACAAATTGAAATTCCGGAAAATTTCAAGTTGATCACAGCAGTATTTGGCGGACTTTCACTTGCATTCAGCAGAACATTCTGGTTTCAAAGTACTTCGGTTGAAGTTTATTCACTTCACTTACTTTTAATAACACTCATCATATTTTTTCTTCTGAAAGCATACGTAAAATCTTTTGAGAATGATAAACTTTCGAACTGGTTATTGTTTGCATTTTTTCTCGCACTCGGATTTACAAATCATCTTACAACATTGATGATACTTCCCGGAACTGCTTACTTATATTTTTCACGATACAAATTCAATTCAGCAAGTTTTAAAAAATTAGCACTGATGATTACTCTTTTCATCCTTGTTCTTATTGCGATTTATTCTTATCTGCCATTGAGAGCTTCACAAAATCCAATATTGAATTGGGGAAACCCAATCGATTGGGAAAGAATTTATCGTCACGTCACCGGAAGACAATATCAGGTTTGGTTGTTCACATCATTTGATTCTGCGGGAAAACAGTTCAGTCATTTTTGGAACATTCTTCCTTTTGAATTTTTTATTGGATTACTTTTTGTATTGATTGGTCTAATTGTATCGTTATTCAGATCAAAAACTCTCGGCTTGTTTATTCTCATCTCTTTTCTCTTCACTTTATTTTATTCGATCAATTATGATATTCACGATATTGATTCTTATTTTTTACTTGCTTTTATAATGCTTGCTTTCTTTTCATCCTTTGGTGCTTTAAAAATTTTGGAAATGAAAAGCCTTCCTAAAAATTACGGACTGATTGGCTTGGGACTGGTTTTGGTAATTCAACTATTTTTTAATTTCAGGGAAGTGGATCAAAGCGGTGTTTATACTTATGAAGATTACACCAAAGCAATATTAAATACTTCACCAAAAAATTCGATTATATTCAGCTATCAATGGGATTATTTTATATCAGCTTCGTATTACTACCAGTACGTTGAAAATCAGAGAAAAGATATTACAATAATTGACAAAGAACTTCTGAGACGATCGTGGTACTACAACCAAATCAACAATCACGATCCGAACATTCTTAGTGGAGTAAATAATGAAGTTGATCAATTCCTGATCGCACTTCAGCCGTTTGAGCGGGACGAAAAATTTGATGCCAATAGACTGGAAAATCTTTACAGAACTATTATGAGTAATCTGATTAAGACGAATGTAAGCAAGAGAGATTATTTTATTGCTCCTGAGTTGGTTGATCAGGAAATGAAACGAGGTGAATTCAAAATTCCGGATGGATATAACTTGGTTCCGCATTTATTTTTCTACAAAGTTGTGCAGGGAGATGAATATGTTCCTGCACCTGATCCGGATTTTCAAATCAGAATTTCTTCAAACAGAAACTATTACATTGATCAGGTTGAGAGAATGGTCGGGCAGATGTTATCGAACAGAGCTTATTATGAAGTAAAATTTGGAAAAACTGACAGAGCAAAAATTTATCTTAAAAAAATATTGAATGACTTACCGGGCTTTAAGCTTCATCCGGCTTTACAACAGGTGTTAAAGGATTAA
- a CDS encoding nucleotidyltransferase domain-containing protein produces MNKAELKNRIVNSLKEQREIEKIIVFGSFNKSNTPNDIDIAVIQNSNENYLTLALKYRKLIRNISKEIAIDIFPISKKNDNNFFLNEVTNGEIIYARGN; encoded by the coding sequence ATGAACAAAGCTGAATTAAAAAATAGAATTGTAAATTCGTTAAAGGAGCAAAGAGAAATTGAAAAAATTATTGTCTTTGGCTCGTTTAATAAAAGCAATACACCAAATGACATTGATATTGCTGTAATTCAAAACAGCAATGAAAATTATCTAACTCTTGCATTGAAATACAGAAAGCTGATAAGAAATATTTCAAAAGAAATTGCAATAGATATATTTCCGATCTCAAAGAAAAATGATAATAACTTTTTCTTAAATGAAGTTACTAACGGAGAAATTATTTATGCAAGAGGAAACTAA
- a CDS encoding HEPN domain-containing protein translates to MQEETKNWLIYSEENLKAAKVLLESKLFNPCLQSVQQSIEKALKTLFIENEIPFKKTHNIMELKTILLKYDVNIKLTDDECDFLDSIYLPTKYPIGSALPDFYPDEKICKESFSFAERVLNDVNRLVKK, encoded by the coding sequence ATGCAAGAGGAAACTAAAAACTGGCTTATATATTCAGAAGAAAATCTTAAAGCTGCAAAAGTCCTACTTGAAAGCAAACTTTTCAATCCCTGTCTTCAATCCGTTCAACAATCAATTGAGAAAGCTTTAAAAACTCTCTTTATAGAAAATGAAATACCATTTAAGAAAACACATAACATAATGGAACTGAAAACTATTTTATTGAAATATGATGTTAATATAAAACTAACTGATGACGAATGTGATTTTCTCGATAGCATTTATCTGCCAACAAAGTATCCAATCGGAAGTGCACTTCCTGATTTTTATCCTGATGAAAAGATTTGCAAGGAATCATTTTCATTCGCTGAAAGAGTTTTAAACGATGTCAACAGGTTAGTTAAAAAATAA